The following are encoded together in the Pan troglodytes isolate AG18354 chromosome 6, NHGRI_mPanTro3-v2.0_pri, whole genome shotgun sequence genome:
- the TSGA13 gene encoding testis-specific gene 13 protein isoform X3 has product MVVNSKEISDAVGQSKFVLENLRHYTVHPNLAQYYKPLKATALQKFLAQNRKNTSFMLKVTQYDQDKTLLIMTNNPPPCSITQQDKESASKYFSKELLLKVMESHHQHKPTENLWLPRMPQKKKLRSKLKPIFPLILSDDPTSKREQWFRFSTDNDFKSEGKYSKVYALRTQKKMYPQLTFAPVHERDMRKDASMKSASERPISKVIREPLTLASLLEDMPTRTAPGESAFRNGRAPQWIIKKATVIG; this is encoded by the exons ATGGTTGTCAATAGCAAAGAG ATTTCTGATGCAGTTGGGCAATCAAAATTTGTTCTAGAGAACCTTCGGCATTACACAGTCCATCCAAATTTG GCCCAGTACTATAAGCCTTTGAAGGCCACTGCCCTGCAGAAATTCCTGGCTCAAAACAGGAAAAACACCAGCTTCATGTTAAAAGTAACACAGTATGACCAGGATAAGACGTTACTGATTATGACCAACAACCCACCTCCCTGCTCAATCACCCAGCAAGACAAGGAGAGTgcatcaaaatatttttccaaggaGTTACTGCTCAAGGTCATG GAAAGTCATCACCAGCACAAACCCACTGAGAACCTCTGGCTGCCCCGcatgcctcagaaaaaaaagttaagatcTAAGCTGAAACCAATCTTCCCTTTGATACTGTCGGATGATCCCACATCCAAGCGAGAACAATGGTTTAG GTTTTCCACTGACAATGATTTCAAGAGCGAAGGGAAGTATTCAAAAGTCTACGCTTTGAGGACACAGAAGAAAATGTACCCTCAGctcacctttgctccagtccaTGAGAGAGATATGAGGAAAGATG CTTCCATGAAGTCAGCGAGTGAAAGGCCGATTTCCAAAGTGATTCGGGAACCACTGACACTCGCATCGCTCTTGGAAGACATGCCCACCAGAACCGCGCCCGGGGAGAGCGCCTTCCGCAACGGGAGGGCCCCGCAGTGGATTATCAAAAAGGCCACGGTCATCGGGTGA
- the TSGA13 gene encoding testis-specific gene 13 protein isoform X1, producing MSQKKQTKFQNGKSKTSENSSAKREKGMVVNSKEISDAVGQSKFVLENLRHYTVHPNLAQYYKPLKATALQKFLAQNRKNTSFMLKVTQYDQDKTLLIMTNNPPPCSITQQDKESASKYFSKELLLKVMESHHQHKPTENLWLPRMPQKKKLRSKLKPIFPLILSDDPTSKREQWFRFSTDNDFKSEGKYSKVYALRTQKKMYPQLTFAPVHERDMRKDASMKSASERPISKVIREPLTLASLLEDMPTRTAPGESAFRNGRAPQWIIKKATVIG from the exons ATGAgccaaaagaaacaaaccaa GTTTCAAAATGGCAAATCAAAGACTTCAGAAAATAGCTCAGCTAAACGTGAGAAAGGAATGGTTGTCAATAGCAAAGAG ATTTCTGATGCAGTTGGGCAATCAAAATTTGTTCTAGAGAACCTTCGGCATTACACAGTCCATCCAAATTTG GCCCAGTACTATAAGCCTTTGAAGGCCACTGCCCTGCAGAAATTCCTGGCTCAAAACAGGAAAAACACCAGCTTCATGTTAAAAGTAACACAGTATGACCAGGATAAGACGTTACTGATTATGACCAACAACCCACCTCCCTGCTCAATCACCCAGCAAGACAAGGAGAGTgcatcaaaatatttttccaaggaGTTACTGCTCAAGGTCATG GAAAGTCATCACCAGCACAAACCCACTGAGAACCTCTGGCTGCCCCGcatgcctcagaaaaaaaagttaagatcTAAGCTGAAACCAATCTTCCCTTTGATACTGTCGGATGATCCCACATCCAAGCGAGAACAATGGTTTAG GTTTTCCACTGACAATGATTTCAAGAGCGAAGGGAAGTATTCAAAAGTCTACGCTTTGAGGACACAGAAGAAAATGTACCCTCAGctcacctttgctccagtccaTGAGAGAGATATGAGGAAAGATG CTTCCATGAAGTCAGCGAGTGAAAGGCCGATTTCCAAAGTGATTCGGGAACCACTGACACTCGCATCGCTCTTGGAAGACATGCCCACCAGAACCGCGCCCGGGGAGAGCGCCTTCCGCAACGGGAGGGCCCCGCAGTGGATTATCAAAAAGGCCACGGTCATCGGGTGA
- the TSGA13 gene encoding testis-specific gene 13 protein isoform X2 — MSQKKQTKFQNGKSKTSENSSAKREKGMVVNSKEAQYYKPLKATALQKFLAQNRKNTSFMLKVTQYDQDKTLLIMTNNPPPCSITQQDKESASKYFSKELLLKVMESHHQHKPTENLWLPRMPQKKKLRSKLKPIFPLILSDDPTSKREQWFRFSTDNDFKSEGKYSKVYALRTQKKMYPQLTFAPVHERDMRKDASMKSASERPISKVIREPLTLASLLEDMPTRTAPGESAFRNGRAPQWIIKKATVIG, encoded by the exons ATGAgccaaaagaaacaaaccaa GTTTCAAAATGGCAAATCAAAGACTTCAGAAAATAGCTCAGCTAAACGTGAGAAAGGAATGGTTGTCAATAGCAAAGAG GCCCAGTACTATAAGCCTTTGAAGGCCACTGCCCTGCAGAAATTCCTGGCTCAAAACAGGAAAAACACCAGCTTCATGTTAAAAGTAACACAGTATGACCAGGATAAGACGTTACTGATTATGACCAACAACCCACCTCCCTGCTCAATCACCCAGCAAGACAAGGAGAGTgcatcaaaatatttttccaaggaGTTACTGCTCAAGGTCATG GAAAGTCATCACCAGCACAAACCCACTGAGAACCTCTGGCTGCCCCGcatgcctcagaaaaaaaagttaagatcTAAGCTGAAACCAATCTTCCCTTTGATACTGTCGGATGATCCCACATCCAAGCGAGAACAATGGTTTAG GTTTTCCACTGACAATGATTTCAAGAGCGAAGGGAAGTATTCAAAAGTCTACGCTTTGAGGACACAGAAGAAAATGTACCCTCAGctcacctttgctccagtccaTGAGAGAGATATGAGGAAAGATG CTTCCATGAAGTCAGCGAGTGAAAGGCCGATTTCCAAAGTGATTCGGGAACCACTGACACTCGCATCGCTCTTGGAAGACATGCCCACCAGAACCGCGCCCGGGGAGAGCGCCTTCCGCAACGGGAGGGCCCCGCAGTGGATTATCAAAAAGGCCACGGTCATCGGGTGA